A window from Leishmania mexicana MHOM/GT/2001/U1103 complete genome, chromosome 33 encodes these proteins:
- a CDS encoding putative adenylate kinase b: MKIVMEGPPKGGKTTVASVVKERYGLCYVSTSEAVRNAVRLGNSAYSSQLKQLIDNDEPIPDSLEVKVVSEATRRPDCVNGFVLDGFPRTRKQSRLMQDLENVKVDIVVALEISDSELQTRFGGRWYHPKSGRIYHTFYNPPLTAGKDDYTGEPLVQHLEDTPERIRQRMSQYRQQLSEVRSTFAGNSWVTVEASGNVESVRNNVFAVLDPLYFAQTSKKAPKSWWKFW, translated from the coding sequence ATGAAGATAGTGATGGAAGGGCCCCCGAAAGGGGGCAAGACGACCGTCGCGTCTGTGGTGAAGGAGCGCTACGGCCTGTGCTATGTGTCCACGAGCGAGGCCGTGCGAAATGCGGTGCGCCTCGGCAATAGTGCTTACAGCTCCCAGCTGAAGCAGCTGATCGATAATGACGAGCCCATTCCCGATTCGCTTGAAGTGAAGGTTGTCAGCGAGGCCACGAGGCGGCCGGACTGCGTTAATGGCTTCGTGCTGGACGGTTTTCCGCGCACCCGCAAGCAGTCGAGGCTGATGCAAGATTTGGAAAACGTAAAAGTCGACATTGTGGTCGCGCTGGAGATTTCGGACAGTGAGCTACAGACTCGCTTCGGCGGTCGCTGGTACCACCCCAAGTCGGGACGCATCTATCACACCTTCTACAACCCGCCCCTGACTGCAGGCAAGGACGACTACACCGGCGAGCCGCTGGTGCAGCACTTAGAGGACACGCCGGAGAGGATCCGGCAGCGCATGTCCCAGTATCGCCAGCAGCTCAGCGAGGTGCGGAGCACCTTTGCCGGTAATTCGTGGGTGACTGTGGAGGCAAGCGGCAATGTGGAGTCTGTGCGGAACAACGTCTTCGCTGTGCTCGACCCTTTGTACTTTGCGCAAACCTCCAAGAAGGCGCCGAAGTCGTGGTGGAAATTCTGGTGA
- a CDS encoding putative malate dehydrogenase, producing the protein MGFFFHRSPAALKKGKVVLFGCSNAVGQPLSLLLKVNPHVEELVCCSTPADGDMPGSGIAADISHIDTLPKVHYATDEGQWPALLRDAQLILLCFGSSFDPLRQDRDIALKAAAPTMRRVMAAVASSDTKGNVAVVSSPVNALTPLCAELLKASGKFDPRKLFGVTTLDVIRTRKLVAGTLHMNPYDVNVPVVGGRGGVTACPLIAQTGLRIPLEDILRISGEVQSYGVPFEVAAGADSHDALSTEVAPPVALGLAYAACDFSTSLLKALRGDVGIVECALVESTIRSETPFFSSRVELGREGVQRIFPMGALTSYEHELIERAVPELTRDVQAGIEAATKF; encoded by the coding sequence ATGGGCTTCTTCTTTCACCGCTCCCCGGCGGCTCTGAAGAAGGGCAAGGTGGTGCTCTTTGGCTGCAGCAACGCGGTAGGCCAGCCGCTTTCGCTCCTACTCAAGGTGAACCCGCACGTAGAGGAGCttgtgtgctgcagcacccccGCTGACGGCGACATGCCCGGCTCCGGCATCGCCGCAGACATCTCTCACATTGACACACTGCCGAAAGTGCATTACGCCACCGACGAGGGGCAGtggccggcgctgctgcgcgatgcACAACTTATCCTTCTGTGTTTCGGCAGCAGCTTCGACCCGCTCCGCCAAGACAGAGACATAGCCCTCAAAGCAGCCGCTCCGACGATGCGTCGCGTcatggccgccgtcgcgtcCTCTGACACGAAGGGAAACGTGGCTGTCGTGTCGAGTCCTGTGAATGCCCTCACCCCGCTCTGTGCAGAGCTTCTGAAGGCGTCGGGAAAGTTTGACCCCCGCAAGCTGTTCGGCGTCACCACGCTCGATGTGATACGGACTCGGAAGCTGGTGGCAGGAACGCTGCACATGAACCCATACGACGTGAACGTGCCCGTTGTGGGagggcgtggcggcgtgacGGCGTGTCCGCTGATTGCCCAGACTGGCCTTCGTATCCCTCTTGAGGACATTCTTCGCATATCCGGCGAGGTGCAGAGCTACGGGGTACCTTTTGAAGTCGCAGCGGGTGCGGACTCGCACGACGCACTGAGCACGGAGGTCGCACCGCCGGTGGCTCTCGGGCTTGCTTACGCCGCCTGCGACTTCTCCACGTCACTGCTCAAGGCGCTTCGCGGCGATGTCGGAATCGTCGAGTGTGCTCTAGTGGAGTCCACGATAAGGTCCGAGACGCCGTTCTTCAGCTCACGAGTGGAGCTGGGTCGTGAGGGCGTGCAACGCATTTTTCCTATGGGCGCACTGACGTCCTATGAGCACGAGCTCATCGAGAGAGCAGTGCCGGAATTGACGAGGGATGTGCAGGCAGGGATCGAGGCTGCCACGAAGTTTTGA
- a CDS encoding malate dehydrogenase, whose protein sequence is MRRSQASFFRVAVLGAAGGIGQPLSLLLKNNKYVKELKLYDIKGAPGVAADLSHIYTPAKVFEYTKDELSKAVEDADLVVIPAGVPRKPGMTRDDLFNTNASIVRDLSKAVGKASPKAIIGIISNPVNSTVPVAAEALKEFAYDPARLFGVTTLDAVRARTFVAEALGASPYDVNVPVIGGHSGETIVPLLSGFPSLSEDQVRQLTHRIQFGGDEVVKAKEGAGSATLSMAYAGNEWTTAILRALNGEKGVVVCTYVQSCVEPSCAFFSSPVLLGKRGVEKIYPVPTLNIYEEKLMSKCLKVLPGDIKKGIELGNW, encoded by the coding sequence ATGCGCCGCTCTCAGGCATCCTTCTTCCGTGTCGCTGTGCTCGGTGCTGCCGGTGGCATCGGCCAGCCCTTGTCGCTCCTTCTCAAAAATAACAAGTACGTGAAGGAGCTGAAACTGTACGATATCAAGGGCGCCCCTGGTGTGGCTGCAGACCTCTCCCACATCTACACCCCAGCGAAGGTGTTTGAGTACACGAAGGACGAGCTCTCAAAGGCAGTCGAGGACGCTGACCTTGTGGTGATTCCCGCTGGCGTGCCCCGTAAGCCGGGGATGACGCGCGACGACCTCTTCAACACGAATGCCAGCATCGTGCGCGATCTCTCAAAGGCTGTCGGCAAGGCCTCACCGAAGGCTATCATCGGTATCATCAGCAACCCTGTCAACAGCACTGTGCCCGTGGCTGCtgaggcgctgaaggagtTCGCGTACGATCCTGCGCGCCTCTTTGGCGTTACCACACTCGACGCTGTCCGTGCCCGCACCTTCGTCGCAGAGGCGCTCGGCGCAAGCCCGTACGACGTTAACGTCCCTGTTATTGGCGGGCATAGCGGTGAGACGattgtgccgctgctctcggGCTTCCCGTCGCTGTCGGAGGACCaggtgcggcagctgacGCACCGCATTCAGTTCGGTGGTGACGAGGTGGTGAAGGCCAAGGAAGGTGCGGGCTCGGCGACGCTGTCCATGGCGTACGCGGGCAACGAGTGGACGACGGCGATACTGCGCGCCCTCAATGGCGAGAAGGGTGTCGTGGTCTGCACGTACGTGCAGAGCTGCGTGGAGCCGTcgtgcgccttcttcagctcGCCGGTATTGCTGGGCAAGCGGGGTGTCGAAAAGATCTACCCTGTGCCGACGCTGAACATATACGAAGAGAAGCTGATGTCCAAGTGCTTGAAGGTTCTGCCGGGCGACATCAAGAAGGGCATCGAGCTCGGCAACTGGTAA
- a CDS encoding putative malate dehydrogenase produces the protein MKQSTLIRFKVTVLGASGAIGQPLALALVQNKRVSELALYDIVQPRGVAVDLSHFPRKVKVTGYPTKWIHKALDGADLVLMSAGMPRRPGMTHDDLFNTNALTVNELSAAVARHAPKSVLAIISNPLNSMVPVAAETLQRAGVYDPRKLFGIISLNMMRARKMLGDFTGQDPEMLDVPVIGGHSGQTIVPLFSHSGVELKQEQVEYLTHRVRVGGDDVVKAKEGRGSSSLSMAFAAAEWTDGVLRAMDGEKTLLHCSFVESPLFADKCRFFGSTVEVSKEGIERVLPLPSLNEYEEEQLDRCLPDLEKNIRKGLLFVAENAATSTPSAALP, from the coding sequence ATGAAACAATCGACCTTAATTCGCTTCAAAGTCACTGTCTTGGGCGCCAGCGGGGCCATCGGCCAGCCGCTCGCTCTGGCGCTCGTACAGAACAAGCGAGTCAGTGAGCTGGCCCTCTACGACATTGTGCAGccgcgcggcgtcgctgtcgacCTCTCCCATTTTCCACGCAAGGTCAAGGTTACGGGGTACCCGACAAAGTGGATTCACAAGGCTCTAGATGGAGCGGATCTCGTTCTGATGTCGGCTGGCATGCCCCGCCGACCCGGCATGACCCACGATGACCTCTTCAACACAAACGCCCTCACTGTAAACGAGCtgagcgcggcggtggcgaggcaTGCCCCCAAATCCGTTTTAGCCATTATTAGCAATCCACTCAACAGCATGGTCCCTGTCGCCgcagagacgctgcagcgggcTGGAGTGTACGACCCTCGCAAGCTCTTTGGTATCATCTCACTGAACATGATGCGGGCACGCAAGATGCTGGGTGACTTTACTGGCCAGGACCCGGAGATGCTGGACGTGCCCGTCATTGGCGGGCATAGCGGGCAAACCATAGTTCCTCTCTTCTCGCATTCTGGAGTGGAGTTGAAGCAAGAGCAGGTTGAGTACCTGACGCATCGCGTACGCGTGGGTGGCGACGATGTGgtgaaggcgaaggagggcCGTGGGTCTTCGTCGCTGTCGATGGCGTTTGCGGCTGCGGAGTGGACAGACGGGGTGCTGCGTGCGATGGACGGCGAGAAGACTTTATTGCACTGCTCTTTTGTCGAAAGCCCGCTGTTTGCTGATAAGTGCCGCTTCTTCGGCAGCACCGTGGAGGTGAGCAAGGAGGGAATTGAGCGggtgctgccactgcctTCGCTGAACGAGTatgaggaggagcagctggacCGCTGCCTCCCGGACCTGGAGAAGAACATCCGCAAAGGGTTGCTATTCGTGGCGGAAAACGCGGCCACCTCGACACCCTCGGCCGCCTTGCCCTAG
- a CDS encoding putative malate dehydrogenase, whose translation MRSSATRLFRVVVLGAAGGIGQPLSLLLKCSPLVTSLSLYDIRGGPGVAADLSHITSPAEVSGFSSGELEKAVKGADLALVVAGIPRKPGMTRDDLFHTNASIVRDLAIAVGTHAPKAIVGIITNPVNSTVPVVAETLCKLGVYDPARLFGVTTLDAVRARTFVAEALGASPYDVDVPVIGGHSGETIVPLLSGFPSLSEDQVRQLTHRIQFGGDEVVKAKEGAGSATLSMAYAASEWSISMLKALRGDKGIVEYALVENDTQKPHSRFFGCAVELGTHGVERVLPMPTLNAYEQQLLDACVPALSAELRKGVDFAVKSHLSQDS comes from the coding sequence ATGCGCTCCTCTGCGACTCGGCTGTTCCGCGTTGTCGTCCTTGGAGCCGCTGGCGGCATCGGCCAGCCCTTGTCGCTCCTTCTAAAGTGCAGCCCTCTAGTGACGAGTCTTTCGCTCTACGACATTCGCGGCGGACCAGGCGTGGCTGCGGACCTCTCCCACATTACGTCACCGGCAGAGGTGTCCGGGTTTTCCTCAGGTGAGCTGGAGAAAGCCGTGAAGGGAGCGGACttggcgctggtggtggctggCATCCCACGCAAACCTGGGATGACACGCGACGACCTCTTCCACACGAACGCCAGCATCGTGCGCGATCTCGCCATCGCCGttggcacgcacgcgccgaAGGCAATCGTTGGTATCATCACGAACCCGGTCAACAGCACTGTGCCCGTGGTCGCGGAGACCCTGTGCAAGCTCGGCGTGTACGATCCTGCGCGCCTCTTTGGCGTTACCACACTCGACGCTGTCCGTGCCCGCACCTTCGTCGCAGAGGCGCTCGGCGCAAGCCCGTACGACGTTGACGTCCCTGTTATTGGCGGGCATAGCGGTGAGACGattgtgccgctgctctcggGCTTCCCGTCGCTGTCGGAGGACCaggtgcggcagctgacGCACCGCATTCAGTTCGGTGGTGACGAGGTGGTGAAGGCCAAGGAAGGTGCGGGCTCGGCGACGCTGTCCATGGCGTACGCGGCCTCGGAATGGTCCATCTCGATGCTCAAGGCTCTTCGTGGTGACAAGGGCATTGTCGAGTACGCTCTTGTGGAAAACGACACGCAGAAGCCCCACTCTCGCTTCTTTGGATGCGCAGTGGAACTTGGCACGCACGGCGTAGAGCGTGTGCTGCCGATGCCGACGCTGAACGCCTACGAGCAGCAGTTGCTGGACGCGTGCGTTCCTGCGCTCAGCGCTGAGCTCCGCAAGGGGGTCGACTTTGCCGTAAAGTCGCACCTCTCACAGGACAGTTGA